The sequence below is a genomic window from Salvelinus fontinalis isolate EN_2023a chromosome 19, ASM2944872v1, whole genome shotgun sequence.
AACAGACTGTTGTCTTTCACTGGCTGTCTAAATGAAATAAAATGTCAGGTCATGTTAGCTTAACATACTGATGTAGTGATTCTcttcctttctccccctcctctctctcaggactGGGTAAGGGCAGAAGGAAGCAGAGTGCCCGTGATGCTTCTCCCACGCCCAGCACGGATGCAGAGTACCCCTCCAatgggagtggaggaggaggcggtgcCGAACGCATCTACGACCTCACCATCCTGGCTGTTGTCAAGTTCTCGTACATGGCGGAGCGCGAGGATGAGCTGACCCTAGCCAAGGGGTCCCGGGTCACGGTGATGGAGAAGTGCAGTGACGGCTGGTGGCGGGGCAGCCAGGGAGGTCGTGTGGGCTGGTTCCCCTCCAACTACGTCCTGGAGGACCccgcagagagagagggtgaggggggtggaggaggaaggGACTCTCCAGGTTATCCAGGGCAGGGCAGGGGGGCCACGATGACCAACGGGCGGGCGGGAGGGGGTGGCGGccgggatggagagggaggtgaTGTACTCCATCTGGTCCAGACTATTTACCCGTTCAGCTCAGTGACGGAGGAAGAGCTGAACTTTGAGAAGGGAGAGGTGATGGAGGTTGTGGAGAAACCAGAGAATGACCCAGAGTGGTGGCGCTGCAGGAACGCCCAAGGCCTGGTGGGCCTAGTGCCTAAGAACTATGTGCTGGTGCTGAATGATGCTGACAGGCCTCCTGGGCTCCCCGCCCTGCCGCAGTCGCCCCCTGGCTCCCCACAGATCCGCTACGTGGGGCCGGCGATCGTGGGCAAGTTTGCAGGCAGGGACTGGTACTACGGAGGGGTGACCAGACACCAGGCAGAGCTGGTCCTCAacgagaggggaaaggagggggacTTCCTCATACGGGACAGCGAGTCATCGGTGAGTGGGGGAAGAGAGGATGAAGAACTGATTGAGGACAGtgggaggaaaggaggaaagggagcaggatggagggaagagtagaAAAATAAGTTGGAGAATAGGAGAGATCTGCACACATGAACAGCAGAAATATTGGCCTGTGATTTATAAATTAAGTCATGGTGCCCTCTGCTGGTGGATAGTGAGTAGCGTTAGTAAAGGAAAGCATGTTTGTTGGAGACAAATTGGTGAGTAAATGAACtgactccctttctctccctccagcccagtgatttctctgtgtctctgaagGCGCCTGGGAAGAACAAGCACTTCAAGGTGCAGTGTTCAGAGGAGGTCTACTGTATCGGCCAGCGCAAGTTCAGCTCCATTGATGAACTGGTGGAACACTACAAGAAAGCCCCCATCTTCACCAGCCAACACGGAGACAAGCTCTACCTGGTCAAACCGCTGCTGtgacacacatacataaacacatatacacacacaggcactcagacatgcaaatacacacacatacgcactccACCAAATGCCCATATCCCAGCAATCCTCAACATGCTGAACTTGGGGAGATAACTTAAGTCTGTTTTAGGCTCGTCACATAGCTGGTCTTGGTTCtgtttactttctttgcttttgggttttctctgtttgtttgttaAAACCCTCTCCAGAGGTTCCGATGATTTCTAAAGGAAATAATGACTTCACTAAGTGACCATTGTAAACACCCTCTTTTGccttttctcctcttctctgcCTTCATCCTCCTCAGAACTGTAGTCATTTTCTTCCACCTCTGCCTCCTCTTCATCCCTCTATCATCGAGGAGAAGTAGGAGAGAGCGAGAATTTAAAAGAATGGAGAGTTTGAATGTCTGTCAATGTACAACACTTACTGTATTGCTCTTCTATTCGCTCCAGCTCTACACTACACTTACGGCACATTTCCAGTCAGGATTCACCAGTGTTTTACACACAAGGCTCAGACTTTTCTGTTTCCCTCTACTCAGGCCGGCACCCGTGCCCCACTGGGCCATGGCTCCGGCGGACCTGTTCTCATTTGGGGCCAATAACAGGCCACAGGTACTTTTCAGCTGGCATTTACATAAATGGCTAACTGAACtttaacaccttctcacaaagcaactgTTTTGATTATGCAGAAGTTGTTTATTCTGTTCTTCACAAATCTTCATTGTCAGCCCTAGCTATGGAAACATCATTTCCCTAGTATAGCATTAGGCTGTATACACAATCTAGTGTAACGCTGGTGTTACAGTCCAAAAGCAGCATTACTGTTTTGCTAGTCTATTGGCTCCAGCTCTACATTACACTTACTGTTCTGATGTTCTATTGGCTCCAGCTCTACACTACTTCTATTTGATTTTCTCCAGCTCTACACTACACGTACtgtgctcactcactcactcattccccGGCCCTAGTGCTGTTTTTCAATGAAGATCCGGGCTTCAGGCGTTTTACTCTCAaagttatatacagtgcattcagaaagtattcagaccccttgaattttccacattttgttacattacagtcttattctaaaatgtataaaattattttcctccctcatcaatctacacacaatacccccataatgacaaagcaaaaacaggcttgtagacatttttgtaaatgtattaaatataaaaaactgaaaactgAAATCAAGTATTcagtttgttgaagcacctttggtaccTTTGGCAACTGAAATCAAGTATTcagtttgttgaagcacctttggcagcgattacagccttgagtcttcttgggtaggacgctacaggcttggcacacctgaatttggagagtttctcccattcttctctgcagatcctctcaagcttggtcaggttggatgaggtgcgttgctgcacagctattttcaggtctctccaaagatgttcgatcaggttcaagtccgggctctgggtgggccactcaaggacattcagagacttgccccgaagtcttgcattgtcttggctgtgtgtttaggggtcgttgtcctgttggaaggtgaatcttcgccccagtctgaggtcctgagcgctctggagcaggttttcatcaaggatttctctgtactttgctctgttcatctttcccttgatcatgactagtctcccagtccctgctgctgaaaaatatcctcacagcatggtgctgccaccaccgtgcttcaccgtagggatggtgccaggttttctccagacatgatgtttggcattcaggctaaagagttcaatcttggtttaattggaccagagaatcttgtttctcatggtctgcaagtctttaggtgccttttggcaaactccaagctggctgtcatgtgcctttttactgaggaggggcttccATCTGGCTATACTATAAAAGCTtgattggtggtgtgctgcagagatggttgtccttctggaaggttgtcccatcttcacataggaactctggagctttctCAGAGGGACCATCGGGTCCTTGGTCACCTACATGACAAATGCTTTTCTCCCCGAttcctcagtttggccgggcggccagctccaggaagagtctctgtggttccaagcttcttctatttaagagtgacggaggccactgtgttcttggggacaatCAATGCTGCAgtcatttttttggtacccttccccagatctgtgcctcgacacaatccggtcttggagctctatggaccttcgacctcatggctcccccccccccctgacatgcactgtcaactgtgggaccttatacagacaggtgtgtgcctttccaaatcatgaccaatcaatggaatttaccacaggtggactccaagttgtagaaacatctcaaggatgatcaatggaaacaggatgcagctgagctcaatttcgagtctcgtagcaaagggtctgaatacttatgtaaataaggtatttctgttttttttatttgtattacatttgcaaacatttctacaaacctgttttcactttgtcattatggggtattgtgtgtagattgaggatttatatctatttaatcaattttagaataaggctgtgaaagaacaaaatgtgaaagaagtcaaggggtctgaatactttctgaatgcactgtatgtgtttaTGGAGCTGATGGCAGGCACTAATTCAAGAGTACTTAGACTGttgtttttattaactttttgcagtctgtttattttatttttattttatttttattttttttattttttttatttttttgcagtcTGTTTACCAATGTATCGATCATGGGGTCCTCAGCTCTTCTAAGTTGATATATCTGAATGTTATTGagcatttttatttcatttttgttcccactgtatgtatatattcaGAAGAAGATGAGGTACGTAATATGAATCATTTCGATCCAACCTACGGGACTGGGCCGCTAATGTCGTGGTGAGAATTATAATACTTTTGTTCAATAAAAGTTTTTGCAGAATAACTCAAATCATGGGCTGTGTGGCAGCGTCTTCGCTTTCTGTCTCAGATGTTGTACTGTGTGATAAGTGGTGGTTGCTGCTGGTCTCTGGGAGTGGATGGATACAACATGTTGTTATTGTTATCCCCTATAGTTACcatcagagccatgtatttaccTAGTTGggcccatagagatcctattcaaTTCCTAATTCATGGTTGCACCATTGAGGTTTGtgcattatgatgcatttacaCATCACTATAACATTCTATTTAAACCATGTTGGCGCCCCGTTAACATTACATGGGGAATATTTACATCTTGCTATGTAACTACCCACTAAGCATGAGGCGATGTCTTCTGGATGTCTTTTTTTTGTCTTGTCCTAACCGGTGGTCTTTTTTTTTTGGTGCTGTCCAGACTGGCCTTGATTTGTCGTCGATATTTGGCCTTGATTTGACCCCAAAAAAAGACATCTGTGATTGGTTCGGATTggccttgatttggcccaaaTATAGATGTGTATGATTGGTCCAGTATGGTGTTTGCCTTTCACGCCACGACCCGGGTTTGTCTGTcgctacattggtgtcagaaatgGGTTGGCAGCTATGACCTTAACATCATGACTGGTAGCCTAAGCAATATGGTGAAATCTCCTACTAGCCCAGAATTCCACGGATCCTCCTTTTAGATTTGTGGGGAGTACTTTAGTGAACAAGTATAGGCCTACACCTCCCACTTAGCATTTACCGATACCGATAGCGTCTTTTGGCCGTATTTTTGGGGTCGTATTTTTTTGGTGCAGTCTGTACCGGCTTTCATTTCATCGTCCAAGGACGTTGATACTTGGTCCGGACCAAATTGGAACTAATCATAGACGTCTGTTTGGTTCAGAATTGGTCCGGTCTGGACCGGCCTTGATTTCACTGTCCACTGTACAGTAAAGCACCGCAGCAGagcacagtaaagaaaagtagagcACAGAGtacagtattgtactgtattgtaccctACTTTTCTAATGTACTTTACTGAActaaactgtactgtactctactgaactaaactgtactgtactatactgtttttactgtactgtgtactgtaatgtactgtactcgactgaattaaactgtactctactgtaatctactctacTGAATAAAACTTGACTGTCctgtaccatactgtactgtgctctactgtaatgTGAAGTTCAATCTTGTGAAACAGCCCAGGCGTCTATGATTTGTTCAGATTTGAATCGGGTCCGCACCGACCATATTTGTACTTGTATGCTGCGGAGGTCATTCGAATAATATCAGTGTGCTTTACAAGTGTTTATATTTTGGTCATTCAGCAGACACTCTAATCCAGAGCGACTGACAGTCATTGCGttcaactaaggtagataaacctatcacagtcatagcaagaaAAAATACAAATCTGTAACCATTACTGAGAATGTTAATGTAGTTGAAGTGGTCTGATGGTTTATTCTGTAGGTTGGACTACTTTGAACATCATCGCTGCCAGTTTTAAAGCTTTTGAAAACGATAAAATAAGTCACATGGGAGCAATAATAAATATTCTGTTGCACTCTTCAGTTGGCTCTTCTATATTATTGTCATGTGACGCTTACTTCATTGAGAATGCATGTGCAGTCAATTTCTCCATAGAATCATGACTGAAAAATACAAAACTCTGCaataaaagaaacgtccctttttcagcaccctgtctttcaaatataattcgtaaaaatccaaataacttcacagatcttcattgtaaagggtttcaacactgtttcccatgcttgttcaatgaaccataaacaattaatgaacctgcacttgtggaacggtcgttaagacactaacagcttacagacagtagacaattaaggtcacagttatgaaatcccaggacactaaagaggcctttctactgactctgaaaacaccaaaagaaagatgcccagggtccctgctcatctgcgtgaacatgccttaagcatgctgcaaagaggcatgaggactgcagatgtggccagggcaataaattgcaatctccgtactgtgagacgcctaacgcagcactacagggagacaggacagacagctgattgtcctcgcagtggcagaccacgtgtaacaacacctgcaaaggatcggtacatccgaacatcacacctgtgggataggtacaggatggcaacaacaactgccagagttacaccaggaacgcacaatccctccatcagtgctcaactgtgcgcaataggctgagagaggctggactgagggcttgtaggcctgttgtaaggcaggtcctcaccagacatcaccggcaacaacgtcgcctacggccacaaacccaccgttgctggaccagacaggactgacaaaaaacactcttcactgacgagtcgcggttttgtctcaccaggggtgatggtcggattcgtgtttatcgtcgaaggaatgagcgttacactgaggcctgtactctggagtgggatcgattaggaggtggagggtccgtcatggtctggggcggtgtgtcacagcatcatcggactgagcttgttgtcattgcaggcaatctcaacgctgtgcgttacagggaagacatcctcctccctcatgtggtacctttcctgcaggctcatcctgacatgaccggccaacatgacaatgccacttgccatactgctcattctgtgcgtgatttcctgcaagacaggaatgtcagtgttctgccatggccagcaaagagcccggatctcaatgccattgagcacatctggaacctgttggatcggagggtgagggctagggccattccccccagaaatgtctgggaacttgcaggtgccttggtggaagagtggggtaacatctcacagcaagaactgtcaaatctggtgcagtccatgaggaggagatgcactacagtacttaatgcagctggtggccacaccatatactgactgttacttttgattttgaccccctttgttcagggacacattactcacatgtctgtggaactttttcagttcatgtctcagttgttgaatcttatgttcatacaaatatttacacatgttaagtttgctgaaaataaacggagttgacagtgagaggatgtttctttttttgctgagtttattttcaaAGTCTGTAAATTATGCATTTTCAACTTCTGTATAAGACGTCTCTTTCGACAACCAGAAAATTACTGATTTTGCTTACTGGGTGAATCTCAGATTAGTGCAATATAAAAAAGGATAGGTTGGCCGAACtctctaaatacatggctctggttATCATCATAGATCTGTCTGGCTGCCGATTGACTCAGGCCAATCGATAATGGATTGACACTGTCTGCCACGGATCTGATGACACCTAGCTGTCAACATGcagcttgattgattgattggactCGCTTGCCTCAATCTGATCAGAGTATATGACTACTACTGTAGCTCCCTCAGCCACGGTGTCAGCCCTCATCATCAGTACAAATTATTTTGATGATTGTGAAAGGGTAAATGAACAGACTAGCCAACTTTTTTCTACACTGACACCCACAACCTTGTCAGACATGGATTAAGGGTTTGTTAGTTGTCAACATGGTGTGAAATTGTAGCTTCCtttcaaaaacaaaacattaCTGTAACAACAGCAGGTACTCTCACTACAGCAGGTAAATCCCCACATTAAGAGAAAGTGGGGGAGAGGAtggtgggaggagagaaggatagaggatggtgggaggaggggaaggagaggagagaggatggtggaaggaggagagaaggagaaggatggtggaaggatgggagaggagaggagagaggatggtgggaggagagaggatggtggaaggagaggagagaggattgtggaaggagaggagaggattgtggaaggaggaggggaggaaagaggatggtggaaggaggagagaatgagaggatggtggaaggaggagagaatgagaggatggtggaaggagaggatggtgggaggagagaggatggtggaaggagagaaggagagatgatggtggaaggaggaggggagaaggagaggatggtggagggagaagggaggagagaaggagaggatgagtGAGATGGAGGGGAtgtgagaagaggagaagagagaagaagattGTGGATCAGAAAACGGTAAAAGGCAGGAAATAAGAGGAGGTAATTTCCCCTACCCCTGAATCTCCCATAGAGGGCACTGGTCCTTTATCTGAAAGAGATTTCTGCCTATGGAAAAGCTCTAAAATGTCTAAAGTTTCCTATTAACTTACTTTATTAACTTCCATTTCTACTGATCTATAAACACATGATCCATGCATTAGATTAGAGGGTGCTGGTGAAGGGTAAAGCAAAAAGGACATTCATTACAGAAAGTCCAATACACTGGTCTCTGAGACAGCCAAGCTTTGTTAATCCTGATGAATATATGATCCATTGGTAATGACCTGTCTAATGGAGTTAAGGACAGACGTGAATTGAATTTTATTTTATTCCGGTTTGCtgtgagaggtggagaggtgattgacagtgtagtgttattgCTGCAGTGTGGAGCAGGGGTATCTGCTGAGCATGGTAGGGTGTTGTGTTAGTCCTTGCAGCTTGATCTCTAGGGGAAGAGCTTGGCCAAACAGACTGTTCACATTACACTGAGTAAATCCTTCAccagtgttacgttccccagtttctgtgttgtagtttgtatttgagtgtgtgtgtttcaggagatggcttcctggaatttctccccaagcagctgattggtcggccccaatgGATGAtttggagagctgaccccgcccctcGTCAAgatacagctgtctctaattaccattgccacctgaagctatataaaagccagtgttctgttaaGGGAGTGAGATCATAGGCAGGCTGAGAGATCATAGGCAGGCTGAGAGATCATAGGCAGGCTGAGAGATCATAGGCAGGCTGAGAGATCATAGGCAGGCTGAGAGATCATAGGCAGGCTGAGAGATCATAGGCAGGCTGAGAGATCATAGGCAGGCTGAGAGATCATAGGCAGGCTGAGAGATCATAGGCAGGCTGAGAGATCATTGCTGGAGAATTTGATTGtgatagtgttggttgtttatcagaaagtgttggtatgtactgtgttAGTTGTTGCTGGGAGCATTGGGTATGTTCCATGTGAGATTGTTGCTCAGCTAGAGCTtatttgatgtcctttgtttgtTTGAGTATTGTttgatattctgtttcatttgttcccaggggggaaggggaaggcacctagggagtgctaaggcaagaggcccgcgggcatacatatacccgtagtatattcactgtctaggcacactaggtaagacctgggcggaccaccccctgtattttggttagggcaccaggtggtgctaagttaggtaagaagtgggtaggcaggttagatatttactttctttgctttggttccgtccagccccttttccccatattaccgtgtaaggaaataaatcctagtaagcgGTCAATTCTGCCTTTTTGTCATCCTTTCTCGCACCTACAGTTCATATCTGTTTTgcttcacggggagttgagttgcagcagggtgttgcgttccgtcttctcagaggcgtgcgtaacaaccaGCAAAACATCACACAGTGGCTGTCTGGTGAGGAGGAGTGGGTGAAACAAGCACACAAATGATACAGGCCCTgatttctgtgtatgtgtgtaacagTGGTGGTCAATGCTGTTTAAGATGAAGGAGCATGATCAtcttttttatgagcatggccttatttctattacagcatattggacgactgtcattcatattccattcacccagctcaatctaacatcgataggtttaggctactacatgatacaaacattttttctatacccatcatgaggttgctacaacaggTTGAGAGataaatttgagtaatcaaggtgacagtggcacattcaataccgccttgcacactcttgcctgcatctagctgatctaggtttTAATTATTAGTCCGACAGTTGCAAATTAGAGtttatattggacaaattcaggtacgtTTATCCCCATTTTGTTCCGTTTTCTCTGTTtaagattttttttctccacagaactggtggaatgaatacacccctgatcacacgcaaacacagagcTAGCAGCCACAGTATGATCATCTTGCTTGTTGTATATATAgctaattccttctcgcatctacactctctactcctctcaacctttcccttcgcttgtggacttcagtgcacaatacaacagctgtctgtgaccaggtgaaaaaacctttccaagccaaaccttcataccttAACtgctaaccactacacacagcctaaatcattgtcaccatattagctaacgtcatagtcaacatagctactagaactaatgcaTTAGTAAACCCCCtaaaatcatgcagtacagtgtacagcaataAATTTATACAACCAAAAAcgtccagtgttggatagccagccagctagctaacatagcatccctctgtttgagtagGCAAAATTtgctagctgcatttgcttgctaagtaagtgaaagtggaaaaaaaatacaaagaaaTATAGCTCTCCTCATTttttaagaaatgtatttgtttaagAAATGTCAAAACtgtcaactattgtctttctctctctttgaatcAACTACTCACctcattttatgcactgcagtgctagctagctgtagcgtaTGCTTTCAGTTCTAGATTTATTTtcggatcctttgattgggtggacaacatgtcagttcatgatgCAAgacctctgataggttggaggacgtcctccggaagttgttaAAATTAATGTGtacgtctatggaagggggtgagaaccatgagcttcttaggttttgtattgaagtcaatttacccagaggaggacggaagctagctgtcctctggctacaccatggtgctaccctacagagtactgttgaggctactgtagaccttcattgcaaaacagtgtgttttaatcaattatttggtgacgtgaatatacttagtatagttttatctaaaaagaatAAAAATtgtaatgtttcactatttttatttgtatgaaattcgctgaggaggatggtcctcctctgaggagcctccactggtgtgtacatattgctgtgtgtgtgtgagctcacATACCGAAGTGTGTAGTGGTTGATTGATTACTGATTTATTGGCTGGTCTGATCCACTGCTATCTGAACGAGC
It includes:
- the LOC129816771 gene encoding cytoplasmic protein NCK2-like, whose product is MMEEVTVVAKWDYTAQQDQELDIRKNERLTLLDDSKTWWRVRNASNQTGYVPSNYVERKNSLVKKASLVKNLKDTLGLGKGRRKQSARDASPTPSTDAEYPSNGSGGGGGAERIYDLTILAVVKFSYMAEREDELTLAKGSRVTVMEKCSDGWWRGSQGGRVGWFPSNYVLEDPAEREGEGGGGGRDSPGYPGQGRGATMTNGRAGGGGGRDGEGGDVLHLVQTIYPFSSVTEEELNFEKGEVMEVVEKPENDPEWWRCRNAQGLVGLVPKNYVLVLNDADRPPGLPALPQSPPGSPQIRYVGPAIVGKFAGRDWYYGGVTRHQAELVLNERGKEGDFLIRDSESSPSDFSVSLKAPGKNKHFKVQCSEEVYCIGQRKFSSIDELVEHYKKAPIFTSQHGDKLYLVKPLL